One Hippocampus zosterae strain Florida chromosome 4, ASM2543408v3, whole genome shotgun sequence genomic window carries:
- the LOC127598962 gene encoding guanylyl cyclase-activating protein 2-like, whose translation MGQTQQTENTGEIDVKALQDMYKKFVTECPSGLLFLHEFKRFFGVNPTGEASDYAENMFRAFDTNGDNTIDFLEFVAALNLVFRGDMEHKLRWSFKVYDKDNNGFVDKEELRSIIHSIYRVKKGTKADTNDQHFTVDDAVERILQAVDRDGDGRITMEEFIRGAQQDPWVLNMLKLDINPVLWVLEQRRKSAHF comes from the exons atGGGACAGACGCAGCAAACGGAGAACACGGGAGAAATCGATGTCAAAGCGCTTCAGGATATGTATAAAAAATTTGTCACCGAATGCCCGAGTGGACTACTTTTTCTGCATGAATTCAAGCGTTTCTTTGGCGTGAATCCAACGGGTGAGGCATCGGATTATGCGGAGAATATGTTTCGAGCTTTTGACACGAACGGG GATAACACAATAGATTTCCTCGAGTTTGTGGCAGCCTTGAATCTGGTTTTTCGGGGAGACATGGAGCATAAACTGCGCTGGTCGTTCAAGGTGTATGACAAAGACAACAACGGCTTTGTTGACAAGGAGGAGCTCCGGTCAATAATCCAC AGCATTTATCGCGTCAAGAAAGGCACAAAAGCGGACACCAACGACCAACATTTCACAGTCGACGACGCTGTGGAACGAATACTGCAGGCTGTTGACAGAGATGGCGATG GTCGTATTACGATGGAAGAGTTTATCAGAGGAGCGCAGCAGGATCCCTGGGTGCTCAATATGCTGAAGTTGGACATAAATCCTGTACTCTGGGTTCTCGAGCAGAGGAGAAAGAGCGCACACTtctga